In a genomic window of Amblyomma americanum isolate KBUSLIRL-KWMA chromosome 4, ASM5285725v1, whole genome shotgun sequence:
- the LOC144127961 gene encoding uncharacterized protein LOC144127961 yields MNFSRENMMEQFLETVRVFPFLYDKTHPEYKDKDAKMNRWAIIGRTFDLTGPQAAAKFKNVKDRWLKIVSASEGSRKSGAGGEAGKVHTKWTLFDIVDGMLRSTPHYAERSSSNVPPEEDISILTSPLSSNSPSSPRLVASCISSPAAALFQEMYSDSPNDFTDEDDLRLPSTSEGAASAAGSSGLSTSQAGAAAPDPGSAKRRASGVPSSRTKRRQSDSFDDAVKDVLGSCSATLLELKKKNEMPAPKDDSQEAAHWIAAKLRMLPHKKRCEVTFQIHKLLYEAEMEQYE; encoded by the exons ATGAATTTCAGCCGGGAGAACATGATGGAACAATTTCTGGAGACTGTTCGCGTGTTCCCTTTTTTGTACGACAAAACTCACCCGGAGTACAAAGATAAGGACGCCAAAATGAACCGGTGGGCGATCATCGGCAGAACATTCGATCTGACAG GACCGCAAGCAGCCGCAAAATTTAAAAACGTGAAGGATCGTTGGCTGAAAATTGTGTCGGCGTCGGAGGGGAGCCGGAAAAGTGGCGCCGGAGGAGAGGCCGGAAAGGTCCACACGAAGTGGACACTTTTTGACATCGTGGATGGCATGCTGAGGAGCACACCCCATTATgccgaaag GTCTTCATCAAATGTGCCCCCAGAAGAGGACAT CTCCATTCTGACATCTCCACTGTCATCCAACAGCCCTTCCAGTCCTAGACTGGTGGCCAG CTGTATATCAAGCCCGGCTGCTGCGCTTTTTCAAGAAAT GTACTCTGACAGCCCCAATGACTTTACCGATGAGGACGATTTGAG gCTCCCCAGCACATCAGAAGGTGCGGCATCTGCTGCTGGCTCTTCAGG GTTGTCAACTTCACAAGCAGGAGCCGCTGCCCCAGATCCAGG GTCTGCCAAAAGGCGAGCATCCGGTGTACCTTCCTCTCG GACCAAAAGAAGGCAGTCTGACAGCTTCGACGATGCGGTGAAAGATGTCTTGGGGAGCTGCTCAGCTACGCTGTtagaactaaaaaagaaaaatgaaatgcctGCACCGAAAGATGACAGTCAAGAGGCAGCACACTGGATAGCTGCTAAACTGAGGATGCTaccacacaaaaaaagatgtgaGGTAACATTCCAAATCCACAAGCTGCTGTATGAAGCCGAAATGgagcagtatgaataa